A single window of Streptomyces xanthii DNA harbors:
- a CDS encoding type II secretion system F family protein, which yields MSGVVVVALLGVLSVAWAVRTRSGELRRVRAVLGPEAEGGAASVVRWPGIGRYRAWLGARPEWACAAAGLVVALLGASPLPLVLGVAAVPGAARARRTRDARRTRERRGDAVIRLCELLAGEVRAGRQPGAALTVAVRESQAPGGAAVVAAARFGGDVPGALGTAAGEPGAEGLYGLAACWRVAVDRGAGLAVGVDRLADALRAERDQRSELRAQLAGPWSTAVMLAGLPVFGLLLGSLLGARPLRVLLHSGPGMGCLVVGGALEAAGLWWAVRIVRGVERG from the coding sequence GTGAGCGGAGTCGTGGTGGTGGCGCTGCTCGGCGTGCTGAGCGTGGCCTGGGCCGTGCGGACGCGGAGCGGTGAACTGCGCAGGGTGCGCGCGGTGTTGGGGCCGGAAGCGGAGGGCGGCGCCGCGTCGGTGGTGCGGTGGCCGGGGATCGGGCGGTACCGGGCCTGGCTGGGGGCGCGCCCCGAGTGGGCGTGCGCGGCGGCCGGGCTGGTCGTCGCCCTGCTCGGGGCCTCGCCGCTGCCCCTCGTGCTCGGGGTCGCCGCGGTGCCCGGGGCGGCGCGGGCGCGCAGGACGCGGGACGCGCGGCGGACACGGGAGCGGCGGGGCGACGCGGTGATCCGGCTGTGCGAGCTGCTCGCCGGAGAGGTGCGCGCGGGGCGCCAGCCCGGAGCGGCTCTCACGGTCGCCGTGCGGGAGTCGCAGGCGCCCGGCGGGGCGGCGGTCGTGGCCGCGGCGCGGTTCGGCGGTGACGTCCCCGGGGCGCTGGGCACGGCGGCCGGGGAGCCGGGCGCCGAGGGGCTGTACGGGCTCGCCGCGTGCTGGCGGGTGGCGGTGGACCGGGGCGCGGGCCTCGCCGTCGGGGTCGACCGGCTGGCGGACGCGCTGCGCGCCGAGCGGGATCAACGGTCCGAGTTGAGAGCGCAGTTGGCGGGACCGTGGTCGACGGCGGTGATGCTCGCGGGGCTGCCCGTGTTCGGCCTGCTGCTCGGCTCCCTGCTCGGGGCCCGTCCGCTGCGGGTGCTGCTGCACAGCGGGCCGGGGATGGGGTGCCTGGTGGTGGGCGGGGCGTTGGAGGCGGCGGGGCTGTGGTGGGCGGTACGGATCGTGCGCGGGGTGGAGCGGGGTTGA
- a CDS encoding type II secretion system F family protein: protein MEVDVLGVFGTSGGAGPMEEVVHRLGVVLCVAGLSVWVAYGVEGRLRARALRRRVRAVLEVAAAESRGRRRMRMPAGVRRWGPVAGAGCAGYALVGGVAGVFAGLVLASGVEWWRGRGRGRGAGSAVGSGEALGAEERAEVVRQLPLAAELLAACLAAGADPVGAARAVGESLGGPVGRGLARGAAQVRLGGEAATAWQELAALPGAGGLVRLLERAGESGAPAALPVARFAAECRAERGRRATALARRAAVIITAPVGLCFLPAFLAIGVLPVVIGLTGGVLGGGVGR from the coding sequence ATGGAGGTCGATGTGCTCGGGGTGTTCGGGACGTCCGGTGGGGCCGGACCGATGGAAGAAGTTGTCCACAGGCTGGGGGTGGTGCTGTGTGTCGCCGGACTGAGTGTGTGGGTGGCGTACGGGGTGGAGGGACGGCTGCGGGCGAGGGCGCTGCGGCGGCGGGTGCGGGCGGTTCTGGAGGTGGCCGCCGCCGAGTCGCGGGGGCGGCGTCGGATGCGGATGCCGGCGGGTGTGCGGCGGTGGGGGCCGGTGGCCGGGGCGGGGTGTGCCGGATATGCGCTGGTCGGCGGTGTGGCGGGGGTGTTCGCCGGGCTGGTCCTGGCCTCGGGCGTGGAGTGGTGGCGGGGTCGGGGCCGGGGGAGAGGCGCGGGGTCGGCGGTCGGTTCGGGGGAGGCGCTCGGCGCGGAGGAACGGGCTGAGGTGGTGCGGCAACTTCCCCTCGCTGCCGAGTTGTTGGCGGCCTGTCTGGCGGCCGGCGCGGATCCCGTCGGGGCCGCGCGGGCGGTCGGGGAGTCGCTGGGCGGGCCCGTGGGGCGAGGGCTGGCGCGGGGTGCGGCGCAGGTGCGCCTGGGCGGTGAAGCCGCCACGGCTTGGCAGGAGTTGGCGGCACTGCCCGGCGCGGGCGGGCTCGTGCGGCTCCTGGAGCGGGCCGGGGAGTCCGGGGCGCCGGCGGCGTTGCCGGTGGCCCGGTTCGCCGCGGAGTGCAGAGCCGAGCGGGGCAGACGTGCGACGGCGCTGGCGCGACGGGCGGCGGTGATCATCACCGCGCCGGTGGGGCTGTGCTTCCTGCCCGCGTTCCTGGCGATCGGCGTGCTGCCCGTGGTGATCGGGCTGACGGGAGGTGTGCTGGGCGGAGGGGTTGGTCGATGA
- a CDS encoding DUF4244 domain-containing protein, translating into MVSAEYAVGILAAVGFAGLLYKVMTSGAVMSALEELVGKALHGSF; encoded by the coding sequence ATGGTCAGCGCCGAGTACGCGGTGGGGATCCTCGCGGCCGTGGGGTTCGCCGGGCTGCTCTACAAGGTGATGACGAGCGGGGCCGTGATGTCGGCGCTGGAGGAGTTGGTGGGGAAGGCGCTCCATGGGTCGTTCTGA
- a CDS encoding TadE family protein produces the protein MGRSDRGFVTAEAAVVLPVLVGFTLALVWGLLAVSGQIRCVDAARAGARSVAREEPERAAREAALEAAPPGARVEVSREGDLVRVTVSARSAGPGPLAADLRAEAVAAAEETVGAA, from the coding sequence ATGGGTCGTTCTGACCGGGGCTTCGTGACGGCGGAGGCGGCCGTGGTGCTGCCCGTGCTGGTGGGGTTCACGCTGGCGCTGGTCTGGGGGCTGCTCGCGGTCTCCGGCCAGATCCGGTGTGTGGACGCGGCGCGGGCCGGTGCCCGCTCCGTGGCCCGGGAGGAGCCCGAGCGCGCGGCACGGGAGGCGGCCCTGGAGGCGGCGCCGCCCGGGGCCCGCGTGGAAGTGAGCCGGGAGGGCGATCTGGTGCGGGTGACGGTGTCGGCCCGGTCGGCCGGTCCCGGACCGCTCGCCGCGGACCTGAGGGCGGAGGCGGTCGCGGCGGCCGAGGAGACGGTGGGGGCGGCGTGA
- a CDS encoding Rv3654c family TadE-like protein, whose product MAAVGVVFGVVLALGQAVQARHRAGGAADLAALAAAGHWMEGGTDACDLAGRVAGAQGARVVSCAVRGEVAEVVAAAGRGPFAAEVRSRAGPSGPHPETPPGPGPDPEPGSTAGPLPGGTASPEPAPTEPGPASPP is encoded by the coding sequence ATGGCCGCGGTCGGGGTCGTGTTCGGGGTGGTGCTCGCTCTGGGGCAGGCGGTTCAGGCCCGGCACCGGGCGGGCGGCGCCGCCGACCTGGCGGCGCTGGCGGCGGCGGGCCACTGGATGGAGGGCGGTACCGACGCGTGTGACCTGGCCGGGCGGGTGGCCGGGGCGCAGGGGGCGAGAGTCGTGAGCTGTGCGGTGCGCGGGGAGGTGGCGGAGGTGGTCGCGGCGGCGGGCCGGGGCCCGTTCGCGGCGGAGGTCCGCTCCAGAGCCGGCCCCTCGGGGCCGCACCCCGAGACACCGCCGGGACCGGGACCCGATCCCGAACCGGGCTCGACGGCCGGCCCGCTCCCCGGCGGGACCGCATCGCCGGAGCCCGCACCTACGGAACCAGGGCCGGCTAGTCCCCCGTAG
- a CDS encoding DEAD/DEAH box helicase produces MPPRAGRHAVWPDRIRAEVVAAVQKAGIDHPWAHQALAAEHALDGESVVVATGTASGKSLAYLVPVLSGLLDGSEAPNGRGATTLYLAPTKALAADQCRSVKELSQPLGNAIRPAVYDGDTPFEEREWVRQYANYVLTNPDMLHRGILPSHARWSSFLKALKYVVVDECHTYRGVFGSHVAQVLRRLRRLCARYGSEPVFLLASATSADPAASAGRLTGLPVVEVADDASPRGELVFALWEPPLTEMQGEKGAPVRRTATAETADLLTDLTVQGVRSVAFVRSRRGAELISVIAQERLAEVDRSLVRRVAAYRGGYLPEERRALEAALHSGELLGLSATTALELGIDVSGLDAVVIAGYPGTRASLWQQAGRAGRSGQGALAVLVARDDPLDTYLVHHPEALFDQPVESTVLDPDNPYVLAPHLCAAAAELPLTAPDLDLFGPATTELLPQLEAAKLLRRRTKAWHWTRRESAADLADIRGGGGNPVQIVEASTGRLLGTVDAASAHTTVHDGAVHLHQGRTYVVQHLDLDDNVALVEPANPTYSTTARDTTAISVLETDVEVPWGDGRLCYGSVEVTNQVVGYLRRRLITGEVLGETKLDLPPRTLRTRAVWWTVTEDQLDAARINPEILGGALHAAEHASIGLLPLFATCDRWDIGGVSIPLHPDTLLPTVFVYDGHPGGAGFAERAFHTAREWLAATREAIASCECEAGCPSCIQSPKCGNGNDPLHKRGAIRLLSVLLQGAPTQPDAPQPAVPTGD; encoded by the coding sequence TTGCCCCCTCGCGCGGGCCGTCATGCCGTGTGGCCGGACCGGATCCGCGCCGAGGTCGTCGCCGCCGTGCAGAAGGCCGGAATCGATCATCCGTGGGCCCACCAGGCGCTCGCGGCGGAGCACGCGCTCGACGGCGAGTCGGTGGTCGTCGCGACCGGAACCGCCTCCGGCAAGTCCCTGGCATACCTGGTCCCGGTCCTCTCCGGGCTGCTCGACGGCTCCGAGGCGCCGAACGGCCGCGGGGCCACCACGCTGTACCTCGCGCCGACCAAGGCGCTCGCGGCGGACCAGTGCCGGTCGGTGAAGGAACTTTCACAACCGCTGGGCAACGCGATCCGTCCCGCGGTCTACGACGGCGACACCCCCTTCGAGGAACGGGAGTGGGTCCGCCAGTACGCCAACTACGTCCTCACCAACCCCGACATGCTGCACCGCGGGATATTGCCGTCCCACGCCCGCTGGTCCTCCTTCCTCAAGGCCCTGAAGTACGTCGTCGTCGACGAGTGCCACACCTATCGCGGCGTGTTCGGCTCGCACGTCGCCCAGGTCCTGCGCCGGCTGCGCCGCCTGTGCGCCCGCTACGGCTCCGAACCCGTCTTCCTGCTCGCCTCCGCCACCTCGGCCGACCCGGCCGCCTCAGCGGGCCGTCTGACGGGCCTGCCGGTCGTCGAGGTCGCCGACGACGCCTCACCGCGCGGCGAGCTCGTCTTCGCCCTCTGGGAGCCGCCGCTCACCGAGATGCAGGGCGAGAAGGGCGCCCCCGTGCGGCGCACCGCGACCGCCGAGACGGCCGACCTGCTGACCGACCTGACCGTCCAGGGCGTCCGCTCCGTCGCCTTCGTACGGTCCCGGCGCGGCGCCGAGCTGATCTCGGTGATCGCCCAGGAGCGGCTCGCCGAGGTCGACCGCTCCCTCGTCAGGCGTGTCGCCGCCTACCGGGGCGGCTACCTCCCCGAGGAACGCCGCGCCCTCGAAGCCGCCCTGCACTCCGGCGAACTGCTCGGCCTGTCCGCCACCACCGCCCTCGAACTCGGCATCGACGTCTCCGGGCTCGACGCCGTCGTCATCGCCGGCTACCCCGGCACCCGCGCCTCCCTCTGGCAGCAGGCCGGCCGCGCCGGACGCTCCGGGCAGGGCGCCCTCGCCGTCCTCGTGGCCCGCGACGACCCGCTGGACACCTACCTCGTCCACCACCCCGAGGCCCTCTTCGACCAGCCCGTCGAGTCGACGGTCCTCGACCCCGACAACCCGTACGTGCTCGCCCCGCACCTGTGCGCCGCGGCGGCCGAACTCCCGCTCACCGCACCGGACCTGGACCTCTTCGGCCCTGCCACCACCGAGCTGCTCCCGCAGCTGGAGGCCGCGAAGCTGCTGCGGCGGCGCACGAAGGCCTGGCACTGGACGCGCCGCGAGTCCGCCGCCGACCTCGCCGACATCCGCGGCGGTGGCGGCAACCCGGTGCAGATCGTCGAGGCGAGCACCGGCCGGCTCCTCGGCACCGTCGACGCGGCGTCCGCGCACACCACCGTCCACGACGGCGCCGTCCACCTCCACCAGGGCCGCACCTACGTCGTCCAGCACCTCGACCTCGACGACAACGTCGCCCTCGTCGAGCCCGCCAACCCCACGTACTCCACTACCGCCCGCGACACCACGGCCATTTCGGTCCTGGAGACGGACGTCGAAGTCCCTTGGGGCGACGGCCGGTTGTGCTACGGCTCGGTCGAGGTCACCAACCAGGTCGTCGGCTACCTCCGCCGCCGTCTCATCACCGGCGAGGTCCTCGGCGAGACCAAACTCGACCTCCCTCCCCGCACCCTGCGCACCCGCGCGGTGTGGTGGACGGTCACCGAGGACCAGCTCGACGCCGCCCGCATCAACCCCGAGATCCTCGGCGGCGCCCTGCACGCCGCCGAACACGCCTCCATCGGCCTCCTCCCGCTCTTCGCCACCTGCGACCGCTGGGACATCGGCGGCGTCTCGATCCCGCTCCACCCCGACACACTGCTGCCCACGGTCTTCGTCTACGACGGCCACCCCGGCGGGGCGGGCTTCGCCGAGCGGGCCTTCCACACGGCCCGGGAATGGCTCGCCGCCACGCGCGAGGCGATCGCCTCCTGCGAGTGCGAGGCCGGCTGCCCGTCCTGCATCCAGTCCCCCAAGTGCGGCAACGGCAACGACCCCTTGCACAAGCGCGGCGCGATCCGCCTCCTCTCCGTCCTCCTCCAGGGCGCGCCCACCCAGCCGGACGCGCCCCAGCCCGCGGTGCCTACGGGGGACTAG
- the bldG gene encoding anti-sigma factor antagonist BldG, producing MDLSLSTRTVGDRTVVEVGGEIDVYTAPKLREQLVELVNDGSFHLVVDMEGVDFLDSTGLGVLVGGLKRVRAHEGSLRLVCNQERILKIFRITGLTKVFPIHTSVEEAVAATD from the coding sequence GTGGACCTGTCCCTGTCGACCCGTACCGTCGGCGATCGTACGGTCGTCGAGGTCGGTGGCGAAATCGATGTGTATACCGCGCCCAAGCTGCGCGAGCAGCTGGTCGAGCTGGTGAACGACGGCAGTTTCCACCTTGTCGTCGACATGGAGGGCGTGGACTTCCTCGACTCCACCGGGCTCGGCGTGCTGGTCGGCGGTCTCAAGCGTGTGCGCGCCCACGAGGGCTCGCTGCGCCTGGTCTGCAACCAGGAGCGCATTCTCAAGATCTTCCGGATCACGGGTCTGACCAAGGTGTTCCCGATCCACACCTCGGTCGAGGAAGCCGTAGCGGCGACCGACTGA
- a CDS encoding ATP-binding protein, whose translation MATVELRFSPLPEHVRTARLVAAAVARRAGVDEAVLDEVRLAVGEACSRAVGLHRSGGLTAPVRVALIEEEKQFSIEVGDEAPRAAAVAVASAGGGAGEPEDGEDDMGLAVISGLVDDVEVTADESGGLIRMSWPTAPDPEESPV comes from the coding sequence ATGGCCACCGTCGAACTTCGCTTCAGTCCTCTTCCCGAGCACGTCAGGACCGCCCGCCTCGTGGCGGCCGCGGTGGCGCGCAGGGCGGGCGTGGACGAGGCGGTGCTCGACGAGGTCAGGCTCGCCGTCGGTGAGGCGTGCAGCCGCGCCGTCGGGCTCCATCGGAGCGGCGGCCTGACAGCCCCGGTGCGCGTGGCCCTGATCGAGGAGGAGAAGCAGTTCTCCATCGAGGTCGGGGACGAGGCGCCACGGGCCGCGGCGGTCGCGGTGGCGTCCGCGGGCGGCGGTGCGGGCGAGCCCGAGGACGGCGAGGACGACATGGGTCTCGCGGTCATCAGCGGTCTCGTGGACGACGTGGAGGTCACCGCCGACGAGAGCGGCGGCCTCATCCGCATGAGCTGGCCGACCGCGCCGGACCCGGAGGAGTCACCCGTCTGA
- a CDS encoding sodium-translocating pyrophosphatase, with the protein MAEPSIPSHLAAADLTDGNRLIVIVIAVVALAALALAGVLVRQVLAAGEGTDSMKKIAGAVQEGAKAYLGRQLRTLAVFAVVVFFLLMLLPADDWNQRAGRSVFFLIGAVFSATTGYIGMWLAVRSNVRVAAAAREAAAGGEKSGKDPTLASHKAMKIAFRTGGVVGMFTVGLGLLGASCVVLVYAADAPKVLEGFGLGAALIAMFMRVGGGIFTKAADVGADLVGKVEQGIPEDDPRNAATIADNVGDNVGDCAGMAADLFESYAVTLVAALILGKAAFGDAGLAFPLIVPAIGVVTAMIGIFAVAPRASDRSGMSAINRGFFVSAVISLVLVAAAVFAYLPGSYAELDGAIGEVTGKSGDPRILAIVAVAIGIVLAALIQQLTGYFTETTRRPVRDIGKTSLTGPATVVLAGISIGLESAVYTAVLIGLGVYGAFLLGGTSIMLALFAVALAGTGLLTTVGVIVAMDTFGPVSDNAQGIAEMSGDVEGTGAQVLTDLDAVGNTTKAITKGIAIATAVLAAAALFGSYRDAILSAAHDVGEKVGDAGPMNLNMDISQPNNLVGLIVGAAVVFLFSGLAINAVSRSAGSVVYEVRRQFREHPGIMDHTETPEYGRVVDICTKDALRELATPGLLAVMAPIAVGFTLGVGALGAYLAGAIGTGTLMAVFLANSGGAWDNAKKLVEDGHHGGKGSEAHAATVIGDTVGDPFKDTAGPAINPLLKVMNLVSLLIAPAIVKFSFGDDASVGVRVLVAVLALVVIVGAVYVSKRRGIAVDDDGDDAGPAAKQADPVDPAVVP; encoded by the coding sequence ATGGCGGAGCCTTCCATCCCCTCACATCTCGCGGCCGCGGACCTGACGGACGGCAATCGTCTGATCGTGATCGTCATCGCCGTCGTCGCGCTCGCGGCGCTCGCTCTGGCCGGAGTCCTGGTGCGCCAGGTGCTCGCGGCGGGCGAGGGCACGGATTCCATGAAGAAGATCGCCGGTGCGGTCCAGGAAGGCGCGAAGGCCTATCTGGGCCGTCAGCTGCGCACCCTGGCCGTGTTCGCGGTCGTCGTCTTCTTCCTGCTCATGCTGCTTCCGGCGGACGACTGGAATCAGCGCGCCGGGCGTTCGGTGTTCTTCTTGATCGGCGCCGTGTTCTCCGCGACCACCGGCTATATCGGAATGTGGCTCGCGGTGCGCAGCAATGTGCGCGTCGCCGCCGCGGCCCGGGAAGCGGCCGCGGGGGGAGAGAAATCGGGAAAGGATCCCACGCTCGCCTCGCACAAAGCGATGAAGATCGCTTTCCGTACGGGCGGCGTCGTCGGCATGTTCACCGTGGGGCTCGGCCTGCTCGGTGCCTCCTGCGTCGTGCTGGTCTACGCGGCCGACGCGCCCAAGGTGCTGGAGGGATTCGGGCTCGGGGCCGCGCTGATCGCCATGTTCATGCGTGTCGGCGGCGGCATCTTCACCAAGGCCGCCGACGTCGGCGCCGACCTGGTCGGCAAGGTCGAGCAGGGCATTCCGGAGGACGATCCGCGCAATGCCGCGACCATCGCCGACAACGTGGGCGACAACGTCGGAGACTGCGCAGGGATGGCCGCCGACCTCTTCGAGTCGTACGCCGTCACTCTGGTGGCGGCACTGATCCTGGGAAAAGCGGCCTTCGGTGACGCGGGGCTCGCCTTCCCGCTGATCGTGCCCGCGATCGGCGTCGTCACGGCCATGATCGGCATCTTCGCCGTGGCGCCCCGCGCGAGTGACCGGTCCGGGATGAGCGCCATCAACCGGGGCTTCTTCGTGTCGGCCGTGATCTCGCTCGTCCTCGTCGCCGCGGCCGTCTTCGCCTACCTGCCGGGCTCGTACGCGGAGCTCGACGGGGCGATCGGGGAGGTCACCGGCAAGTCCGGCGACCCGCGGATCCTCGCGATCGTCGCCGTGGCCATCGGCATCGTGCTCGCCGCGCTGATCCAGCAGCTCACCGGGTACTTCACCGAGACGACCCGGCGGCCCGTGCGGGACATCGGGAAGACCTCGCTGACCGGGCCCGCGACCGTGGTGCTCGCCGGCATCTCGATCGGGCTCGAGTCGGCCGTCTACACGGCAGTGCTGATCGGCCTCGGCGTCTACGGCGCGTTCCTGCTCGGCGGCACTTCGATCATGCTGGCGCTGTTCGCCGTGGCGCTGGCCGGCACCGGGCTGCTGACCACGGTCGGCGTCATCGTCGCGATGGACACCTTCGGTCCGGTCTCCGACAACGCGCAGGGCATCGCCGAGATGTCCGGCGACGTCGAGGGCACGGGCGCGCAGGTGCTCACCGACCTGGACGCCGTCGGCAACACGACCAAGGCGATCACCAAGGGCATCGCGATCGCCACGGCCGTGCTCGCGGCGGCCGCGCTGTTCGGCTCGTACCGGGACGCGATCCTCTCGGCGGCCCACGACGTCGGCGAGAAGGTCGGCGACGCCGGGCCGATGAACCTGAACATGGACATCTCGCAGCCCAACAACCTGGTCGGGCTCATCGTCGGCGCCGCCGTCGTGTTCCTGTTCTCGGGGCTCGCGATCAACGCCGTGTCGCGGTCGGCCGGTTCCGTGGTCTACGAGGTGCGGCGGCAGTTCCGCGAGCACCCCGGGATCATGGACCACACGGAGACGCCGGAGTACGGGCGGGTCGTCGACATCTGCACCAAGGACGCCCTGCGCGAACTCGCCACGCCCGGACTGCTCGCCGTCATGGCGCCGATCGCGGTCGGCTTCACCCTCGGCGTCGGCGCGCTCGGCGCGTATCTGGCGGGCGCCATCGGCACCGGCACGCTGATGGCCGTCTTCCTCGCCAACTCGGGCGGCGCCTGGGACAACGCGAAGAAGCTCGTCGAGGACGGCCACCACGGCGGCAAGGGCAGCGAGGCCCACGCCGCCACGGTCATCGGCGACACGGTCGGCGACCCGTTCAAGGACACGGCGGGCCCGGCGATCAACCCGCTCCTGAAGGTCATGAACCTGGTCTCGCTGCTCATCGCGCCCGCGATCGTCAAGTTCAGCTTCGGGGACGACGCGAGCGTCGGCGTACGGGTCCTGGTCGCGGTGCTGGCGCTCGTCGTCATCGTCGGCGCGGTCTACGTCTCCAAGCGGCGCGGCATCGCGGTCGACGACGACGGGGACGATGCCGGACCGGCCGCCAAGCAGGCGGATCCGGTGGATCCGGCGGTGGTGCCGTAA